The nucleotide window TCACCTGCTACTACAGGTAGCCATAGATTAGAACATGGCAGCACGGTGTCCAGGTGTATAATGGAGAGTGTGGAGAAATGGAAAGGGTGGAAGCAGACTTCTCCAGTAGTCAATCCCTTCTATTTAATCCTTTTCCTTCTCTTTGTTtattatgcccctgagatcgaagatcggggggcatattgtttttgtcctgtctgtcattctgtaattctgtctgaaactttaaccttgttaataacttttgaacagtaagtgatagagctttgatatttcacatgaatattccttgtgacaagacctttcctttggtaccaacatttttgaccatgcgaccttgaccttggagtttgacctatttttttgaaaactttaaccttgctaataactttcgAACAGTAattgatagagctttgatatttcacatgagtattccttgttacaagacctttccgttggtattgaaccttttgaccttgacatttgacctacttttatttttatgcccccgagatcgaaaatcgggggggggggggggggggggggggggggggggggggggggggcatattgtttttgtcctgtctgtcattctgtaattctgtcattatgtctgaaactttaaccttgctaataacttttgaatgcagtaagtgatagagctttgatatttcacatgagtattccttgtgacaagacctttccgtgagtaccaacatttttgacctcgtgaccttgacgtttgacctactttttgaaaactttaaccttgcaaataccttttgaacagtaagtgatagagctttgatatttcacatgagtattccttgtgacaagacctttccgtgggtaccaacatttttgaccctgtgaccttgaccttggagtttgacctactttttgaagactttaaccttgctaataacttttgaacagtaagagatagagctttgatatttcacatgagtattccttgttacaagatctttccgttggtattgaaccttttgaccttgacatttgacctactttaaatttttttttacattggtcataacttctaaatggtaaatattagagctttcatattgtacatgagcatttcttttgacaagatctttctactggtaccaagatatttgcccttgtgaccttggccttcttcggaattggccattatcgggggcatttgtgtttcacaaacacatcttgtttttttttgttttttttacattggtcataacttctaaatggtaaatattagagctttcatattgtacatgagcatttcttttgacgaaatctttctactggtaccaagatatttgcccttgtgactttgaccatcttcggaattggccattatcgggggcatttgtgtttcacaaacacatcttgtttttttctttccttGTGTTAATAACATTATGCTTTATATGCCCTCAATGGCCCAGAATTGGTTCAATAgatcttattattattattactattgtAATCGGTTGTCATCCGGTGTCGTGCGgtgtgcattaacaattgaacatttttaacttcttcttgataactacctgtccaattcttttcaaatttggtatgaagcatctttgggacaagggggacataattgtaaatttcagtcTCCatcacccctggggccttaggggcagggcaaaaactgccgaaaattgaccaattttcaaaaattttcttctcaagaaccacacgtgtaagaaaaactacttaaataacatcttctttagtgctgttgatactatattgaaactaatttaaaatagatatatatagaaagagcaggtagtcctttaccaaaattgtaaatttggtgATCTTGGGGtaaggggttttggtatcagggttgggccaaaatggtcagttactAAATGTGTGAACactagacatttttaacttcttcttgataaatatctttccaattcttttcatatttggtatgaagcatctttggaacaagggggacataaattgtaaatttcaggattcctgcatccctggggccttacggacggggcaaaaactgcccaattttcaaaaatcttcttctcaagaactgcacatgtgtaagaaaaactaaatgcatggtggtggagagcaggaagacctctaccaaaattgtaaatttcatgatccccagggtaggggttctgaccccaaggcggggccaaacttggtatatatagtgttaatgtgtaaaatagatatttagaaagaacaggtagtccttcaccaaaattgtaaatttggtgATCTTGGGGGgaaggggttttggtatcagggtggagccaaaatggtcagttattaaatgcgTGAAcagtagacatttttaacttctttttgataactatcattaTGTTCTCCTTCGTTACACTCATCTGAACATAAAGTATTTCTATTCTAAGTATCTTAGAGAATAAACAACAGAACAAATATGTAGCATGTGTTGAGCGCCTATCAACCAGTTTATTCGCCATATGTACAACAACACACGACTTTACTAGCGATGCACTGGTAGCAGACTGCAAAAAGTTTGATTACCATCTACAAAATACAATGCgagaaattaaacatacatgtatcaactatacatatatattcataattcaaaaagaaaaacgTGTTCGAAACTGGTTGATTGCTCATCGATGACCACTACACGCCTGACCAACGCCTTATATACAGGACCTAACCACACCTACATGTACTTGCGCGCATTAAAAAAGTTCGAAAATACAATACAGCTAATAGAAATTGATttacaattcttttcatatttggtatgaagcatctttagaacaagggggacatacttgtaaatttcaggattcctgcacccctggggccttaggggtggggcaaaaactgcccaaaattgaccaattttcaaaaatcctcttctcaagaaccgtacatgtgtaagaaaaactaaatgcatggtagtggagagcaggaagacctctaccaaaattgtaaatttgatgattcccagaataagggttctgaccccagagtcagggccaaacttagtatatagtatttatgtgtaagtttgctcaTACTGTATAAAAGTGTaagaaaggggtactgaggacctattctaacccggatccccacaggatttcACAGAATTTAACTTGTACAAGTATGTATCCATAAATATCCTATTCATCAGAGAACGGACGGGAATGATGTCCACTTATGTTTCTCCCATCCCTCTTACCCATTACTCTCTCTCCCCCTCCTCTTTCCCTCAGAATCCCTCGCTCTTCTCTCTCTTTGCCCTCTTTTTCCTCTCATCTCCCTTGCACCATGTCCACTCGAGGTGGATGATGAACTAAATGATATATCACCAAAATCACATCTGTACACAAGGTATAAGGGACCTTCTATATCTAGAATAATATAAAGAGTAAAATCACATGATTGTCTAACTCTTTATGCTTTTTGAATAGGAATTTTGACCGTACAAAAGATAGCTTCTCGGGTTTTTTTTGGCACAGTTACGCCACAACTGCGTTGGTATGGGTTCAACATGCtgtatttattttctttgtcCAAATGTtgatgtcaattcaaattttaacaGGGTTTGGAAAGGAgtacattttatatattgaaaaagctcTAAGTCTGTATCATTTTACCATTTCACTTTAAaatgacctattgcaatttgTCGCCATCCGTCGTCATGCGTTAAGAAGTGCACATTTTAACCACctttccatttattttcatgcatatGCAACATATTttggacaaggggaacataaattgtatatttcaggactataaacatcatcatcatcaaccgGTTTTTATTATACAGGCCATGTATTAATCCTCATGTCGAGGGTGTGGCTTGTCTGTTGAGAGCGAAATCTTCCTCTCCACACATAGTGAAACAGTGGGTTGGTAGAGTCCATGTTCAGGGCTACACGATCACGCTTCATGAGTTCGTCCCAAGAAAGCTTTGGTCAAGCTGCCTTGGCCCCGCTGTGCTACAATGTTCATGCATCTGACCTGTGAGATCCAGCTTGTGTTGCACTCAACATGTCCAAACATCTCAGCCTGCCCAATTGGAGAACTCTTATTTTGAGCCTAGATAGAAGAGTCTTAAAGTGGATGTCTTCTTCAGGCTTGACCAGGCAGGTCCATCTTATGGCTCTGTCATTACGTTGAAGGCGCTTGACAGTGTTTGCTGATGTTGCCACTTTTCTGAACCATAGAACATGACACTTCTCACACAGCTGGAGTAAACTTAACCTCTGATTGTAGCAGGCTGACTTGCACTGCGATATGGCTGCAAGCTCACACCCTCCACCAGAAGACATGGTATCTTTGAAATTGCAGAAGTCAGCAACCAGGTCAAGTGTGTCTCCATCGACCTCAACCTCGCTTACTGGCCTACCGTCTGTTGGTCTTGCTGTGCCCATACAGAGTGGACATAAGTATTGTGGGTCTGGTCTGAGTGGACCTTTAATTCCACCACATTTCTTGTGGACCCAGCAAGAGCAGTTGGTGCAGAAGATAAGAGTTTCTTTCTGTTCCGCTAAGACATACCGAACAAGGGTGTTTTCCTGATCTTCTCAGGGAGTTCAGGTTTGATCCAGCAATCATTACATAATGTACTTTGGTCTTTCCCATGTTTACTCTTAGACCCTTTGCTTCCATGCCTTTCTTCCGGGTGGGGATTCTGTCAACTAGTACCTCTAGTGAGGTGTCGACAATGGCAAGGTCGTCAGCATACAAGAGCTCCCATGGGCAGCTAGTGTGCAACTCGATTGACAAGGCTTCCACGACGATGATGAAGAGTAGCGGGCTCAGTACAGAACCCTGATGTACACCTACTCCCACTCTGAAAGCGTCACTGTATCCGTCTCCAACACACACACGGCTCCTAGCATCTGAGTACATTGATTGTACCATCCGTACCAGCCATTCCTCAACATTCAGCTTTCGCATGGCCCACCAGATTACATTCCTTGGCACTCGATCAAAGGCTTTCTCGAGGTTGACAAAAGCCATATAAAGGGTATGTTCGCGGCTAAGTGCTTTTCTTGGAGCTGTTGGATGCTGAAGATGGCGTCGATTGTACCTCGGCCTGGCATGAAGCCGAACTGCATCTCGTCGATACGCATATGTTGCCTAATCAGAGTATTTTCATAGTTTGATATAGCAGCTTTAGACCTCGGTAATTGCCCCAATCTAGAGCATCACCATTTCCTTTGTAGATGCTGATGATGTAACTTTCTTCCCAGTCTGCTGGTATACGGCCCTCGGGAACAATAGCTTCCACAAGGTCTCGTATAAGATCTACTCCAGCCTTGCCTGTGGGCTTCAGTATCTCTCCTATTATCCCTGATGGTCCAGGGACTTTGCCAATGCGCATCTTACTGAGAGCTTTTTCGATCATCTCGGTGGTGATTGGTACACTAGGGCCCTCAACGGAGGGTTCCTCTGAGAGATCATTGGGGTTCCAGGGGAATTCCACATTAAGAAGTCGCTCATAGTGTTGTTTCCATGCAGCATTTTCTTCCTCGTTAAGGGAGAGTTCACTGGCGTCATTTTTTATGGCTTTATCACCACTAACGTCTTGGTTTGCACGGCACATTTGCTTAGCCAGTTTGTACACTGTCCCTGACTTTGGGTTGATGTTGTGAAATACTTCCTTCTCTGCCTCAGATCTAGCATTGTTTAGCAATAGGTTTGGCATTGTTGTACGCTTCTTTGCTTCCACCTGCTTTCCAGGCCTTAAAGCATCCCCCTTCTCCTGCACGGCGTTCTCCAATGTGTCATTCCACCACCAGGTTTGTTTTCTCCATTAGTGCCTAGATGAAAGACCACATGTTTCTTGGGCAGCTTcagtaccgtatatactcgcctataagtcggatttttgggagttaaattttggtccaaaactctatgtccgacttataggagtgtcctaagaagatttAGTTTTTTTCTGGATGGCATAATGTATAACCtcgtattttttaaacaacaaaaacatggacgaaataaacaaaatagtaactgttaaatttgttgagaataaaaagtgaaatattgatgtcATATCTCAAAACATAATTATTGGAACACGGATATGTACACaagagtattgatatgaaatcgATTTGTTgggaaaaaatataaattatcggcgcatttttcaaaatattatttgaaacacaggtaaaacATTAGAAATTTGAAATTGCCAACCGACTCTTGAAAAAGTTGGACCGACTAATAAATTggtcaatggcaattccctccTAAAT belongs to Ostrea edulis chromosome 7, xbOstEdul1.1, whole genome shotgun sequence and includes:
- the LOC125656570 gene encoding uncharacterized protein LOC125656570 translates to MAFVNLEKAFDRVPRNVIWWAMRKLNVEEWLVRMVQSMYSDARSRVCVGDGYSDAFRVGVGVHQGSVLSPLLFIIVVEALSIELHTSCPWELLYADDLAIVDTSLEVLVDRIPTRKKGMEAKGLRVNMGKTKVHYVMIAGSNLNSLRRSGKHPCSVCLSGTERNSYLLHQLLLLGPQEMWWN